Proteins encoded by one window of Luteimonas yindakuii:
- the tssA gene encoding type VI secretion system protein TssA — protein MLDLDDLLAPIDATYPAGEDLAFSSELDLIQEARRADDPTLEQGDWVTDIKSADWAIAARMSSELLRTRTKDLRIAAWLVEANGQLHGFSGLAQGYRLVAGLCDRYWDELHPLPDGDDHEERIGNLGWLLGNSLQWLRTLPIVQAPQGRFGLGAFEAAHARGEQDPGDGRPGLDLLDAARRDTPHGFYRGLLNAVDDCAEALHELQLAVDARLGVDGPSFSAVNDQIDTLRRMVGRFAREAGVLFDGTSSGDATDVPMSLDPTPTPTPDIATAGNAAVAAGAPASRRQALAQLRQVAEFFRRTEPHSPVAYLADKAARWGEMPLHVWLKRVIRDDATLAQMQELLDVEDVPQDPYG, from the coding sequence ATGCTGGACCTGGACGACCTGCTGGCGCCGATCGACGCCACCTACCCTGCCGGCGAAGACCTGGCGTTTTCCTCGGAACTCGACCTGATCCAGGAAGCGCGTCGCGCTGACGACCCCACCCTCGAACAGGGTGACTGGGTCACCGACATCAAGAGCGCCGATTGGGCGATCGCCGCGCGCATGAGCAGCGAGCTGCTGCGCACCCGCACCAAGGACCTGCGCATCGCCGCCTGGCTGGTGGAGGCCAACGGCCAGCTGCACGGGTTCAGCGGGCTTGCGCAGGGCTACCGGCTCGTCGCCGGCCTGTGCGACCGCTACTGGGACGAGCTGCACCCCCTGCCCGATGGCGACGACCACGAAGAGCGCATCGGCAACCTGGGCTGGCTGCTCGGCAACTCGCTGCAGTGGCTGCGCACATTGCCGATCGTGCAGGCGCCACAGGGGCGCTTCGGGCTCGGCGCGTTCGAAGCCGCGCACGCGCGCGGCGAACAGGATCCGGGCGACGGCCGCCCCGGCCTCGACCTGCTCGACGCCGCGCGCCGTGACACTCCGCACGGCTTCTACCGCGGGCTACTGAACGCCGTGGACGATTGCGCCGAGGCCCTGCACGAGCTGCAGCTGGCGGTGGATGCACGGCTGGGCGTCGACGGCCCGAGCTTCTCCGCGGTCAACGACCAGATCGACACCCTGCGCCGGATGGTCGGCCGCTTTGCCCGCGAGGCGGGCGTGCTTTTCGACGGGACCAGCAGCGGCGACGCGACCGACGTGCCAATGTCTTTGGACCCAACGCCGACGCCGACGCCGGATATCGCCACTGCTGGCAACGCCGCGGTCGCGGCGGGTGCGCCGGCGTCGCGTCGGCAGGCACTCGCGCAGCTACGCCAGGTCGCGGAGTTCTTCCGCCGCACCGAGCCGCACAGCCCGGTCGCCTATCTGGCCGACAAGGCCGCGCGCTGGGGCGAGATGCCGCTGCACGTGTGGCTCAAGCGCGTGATCAGGGACGACGCGACGCTTGCGCAGATGCAGGAACTGCTCGACGTCGAGGATGTCCCACAGGATCCGTACGGCTGA
- a CDS encoding OmpA family protein yields the protein MRTILHILLLACVLPAAAASAQDTAKPVIAEGIVPDQASKSLILARLHEVYGAERVVDRLQVESIPAPPNWGEYVANMVGPGLRRVSEGALEVNGQAVRITGQVVNEAQRQQVASELSLASSSRYTVTNSLRTGGSGQGLLDATLGDRIVEFQSGSAQLTDIGRGILDEMASGLREIGDARVQIVGHTDDVGARQGNIALSQARALAVRDYLVGQGISVDSLSVLGVGPDEPIADNASDEGRARNRRIQFKVL from the coding sequence ATGCGAACGATCCTCCACATCCTGCTGCTGGCGTGCGTGTTGCCGGCCGCGGCTGCGTCCGCACAGGACACCGCGAAGCCCGTCATTGCCGAGGGCATCGTCCCGGACCAGGCCAGCAAGTCGCTCATCCTGGCGCGGCTGCACGAGGTCTACGGTGCGGAACGCGTGGTCGACCGCCTGCAGGTGGAATCCATCCCGGCACCCCCGAACTGGGGCGAGTACGTGGCCAACATGGTCGGCCCGGGCCTGCGGCGGGTGTCCGAGGGTGCGCTGGAGGTCAACGGCCAGGCGGTGCGAATCACCGGCCAGGTGGTCAACGAGGCGCAGCGGCAGCAGGTCGCCAGTGAGCTCAGCCTTGCCAGTAGCAGCCGCTATACGGTCACCAACAGCCTGCGCACCGGCGGGTCGGGCCAGGGCCTGCTGGACGCGACACTGGGCGACCGCATCGTCGAGTTCCAGAGCGGCAGCGCGCAGCTCACCGACATCGGGCGCGGCATCCTCGACGAGATGGCCTCGGGCCTGCGCGAGATCGGCGACGCGCGCGTGCAGATCGTCGGCCACACCGACGACGTGGGTGCCCGGCAGGGGAACATCGCGCTGAGCCAGGCACGCGCACTCGCGGTGCGCGACTACCTGGTCGGTCAGGGGATTTCCGTCGACAGCCTCAGCGTGCTCGGCGTCGGCCCGGACGAGCCGATCGCCGACAACGCCAGCGACGAAGGCCGCGCGCGCAACCGCCGCATCCAGTTCAAGGTGCTGTAG
- the tagF gene encoding type VI secretion system-associated protein TagF yields the protein MSQTATAAVSYFGKIPARGDFVRTADDHQLMALLDRWAGGSIELLARNPDWKRLYDASPGVAYAFLGSRSRLVVCGHLRPSRDASSRRFPLLSAIRLEVGQPLAFLARSPLALSRVWTGLSRLSANAVATDAPEEPLRTLGEARYELAVDPVAYQAPFDDFLDLETIGSLQARLRDGGHAEVSLRQMLPALGLLLQPLLTGGGVSIDKGLELPLPTDTLHRPLVAAFWLDLVAGFIARGDFELAVLVRDETAPRLVIGFNGTQDQVLGAVLDPTVAADYLIRGSQAGWVEDYLPGDYALNRLASYLDRDELSLKTARKLFCETFLGT from the coding sequence ATGAGCCAGACAGCGACCGCCGCGGTCAGTTACTTCGGCAAGATCCCGGCACGCGGCGACTTCGTGCGCACCGCCGACGACCATCAGCTGATGGCGCTGCTCGACCGCTGGGCCGGCGGCAGCATCGAGTTGCTCGCGCGCAACCCGGACTGGAAGCGGCTGTACGACGCCTCCCCGGGCGTTGCCTATGCGTTCCTCGGCTCGCGCAGCCGGCTGGTGGTGTGCGGGCACCTGCGCCCGAGCCGCGATGCCTCGTCACGGCGGTTTCCGTTGCTGTCGGCGATCCGGCTCGAGGTCGGCCAGCCGCTCGCGTTCCTCGCCCGCAGCCCGCTGGCGCTGTCGCGGGTGTGGACGGGGCTGTCGCGGCTGTCGGCGAACGCGGTTGCCACCGACGCACCCGAGGAGCCGCTGCGCACGCTTGGCGAAGCGCGCTACGAACTCGCGGTCGATCCGGTGGCCTACCAGGCGCCGTTCGACGACTTCCTCGACCTGGAAACGATCGGCTCGTTGCAGGCGCGGCTGCGCGATGGGGGCCATGCCGAGGTCTCGTTGCGGCAGATGCTGCCCGCGCTCGGACTGCTGCTGCAGCCCCTGCTCACCGGAGGCGGGGTCAGCATCGACAAGGGGCTCGAACTGCCGCTGCCCACCGACACCCTGCACCGGCCCCTCGTGGCCGCGTTCTGGCTGGACCTGGTCGCCGGCTTCATCGCGCGCGGCGATTTCGAACTCGCCGTGCTGGTCCGCGACGAGACCGCGCCACGGCTGGTGATCGGCTTCAACGGCACGCAGGACCAGGTGCTGGGCGCGGTGCTGGATCCGACGGTGGCGGCCGACTACCTGATCCGCGGCAGCCAGGCCGGCTGGGTCGAGGATTACCTGCCCGGCGACTACGCGCTCAACCGGCTGGCCAGCTATCTCGACCGCGACGAGCTGTCGCTGAAGACCGCACGCAAGCTGTTCTGCGAAACCTTCCTGGGAACCTGA
- the metX gene encoding homoserine O-acetyltransferase MetX, with product MTEFIPPGTRFLQLEQPLPMKRGGALRGARIAYETWGTRSAAGDNSILILTGLSPDAHAASSEDDPSPGWWEAMVGPGKPIDTDRWHVVCVNTLGSCKGSTGPASPSPEDGQPYRLRFPDMSIEDVADAAVRVVDALGIERLACVIGNSMGGMAALAFLLRHPGRARSHINVSGAAQALPFSIAIRSLQREAIRLDPDWNGGHYDDAHYPESGMRMARKLGVITYRSALEWDGRFGRVRLDSDRRDDEDPFGLEFEVESYLEAHARRFVRNFDPNCYLYLSRCMDWFDIGESLGGDTLAGLAAIRIERALAIGVHTDILFPLQQQEEIADGLRAGGCDARFLPLPSPQGHDAFLVDFERFGPAVRGFLDAL from the coding sequence ATGACGGAATTCATCCCCCCCGGCACGCGCTTCCTCCAGCTCGAGCAGCCACTGCCGATGAAGCGCGGCGGCGCACTACGCGGCGCGCGCATCGCCTACGAGACCTGGGGCACGCGCTCGGCGGCCGGCGACAACAGCATCCTGATCCTCACCGGGCTGTCGCCCGACGCGCATGCGGCCAGCAGCGAAGACGACCCGTCGCCCGGCTGGTGGGAGGCCATGGTCGGTCCCGGCAAGCCGATCGACACCGATCGCTGGCACGTCGTCTGCGTCAACACGCTGGGCAGCTGCAAGGGCTCGACCGGACCGGCCTCGCCCTCGCCGGAGGACGGCCAGCCCTACCGGCTGCGCTTCCCGGACATGTCGATCGAGGACGTCGCCGATGCCGCGGTCCGCGTGGTGGACGCGCTCGGCATCGAGCGCCTGGCCTGCGTGATCGGCAACTCGATGGGCGGCATGGCGGCACTGGCCTTCCTGCTGCGCCATCCCGGCCGTGCGCGCAGCCATATCAACGTGTCCGGTGCCGCGCAGGCGTTGCCGTTCTCGATCGCCATCCGCTCGCTGCAGCGCGAGGCCATCCGCCTGGATCCGGACTGGAACGGCGGTCACTACGACGACGCGCACTATCCCGAAAGCGGCATGCGCATGGCGCGCAAGCTCGGCGTGATCACCTATCGCTCGGCGCTGGAGTGGGATGGCCGTTTCGGCCGCGTGCGGCTGGATTCCGATCGCCGCGACGACGAAGACCCGTTCGGCCTCGAGTTCGAGGTGGAGAGCTACCTCGAGGCGCACGCGCGACGTTTCGTGCGCAATTTCGATCCCAACTGCTACCTCTACCTAAGCCGCTGCATGGACTGGTTCGACATCGGTGAGTCGCTGGGCGGGGACACGCTGGCCGGGCTGGCGGCGATCCGCATCGAACGCGCGCTGGCGATCGGCGTGCATACCGACATCCTGTTCCCGCTGCAGCAGCAGGAGGAGATTGCCGACGGCCTGCGTGCCGGCGGTTGCGATGCGCGCTTCCTGCCGCTGCCTTCGCCGCAGGGGCACGACGCCTTCCTGGTCGACTTCGAGCGTTTCGGTCCCGCCGTGCGCGGATTCCTCGACGCGCTCTAG
- a CDS encoding HD domain-containing protein, translated as MPELAPAQRAALEAAYADPPRAYHSFAHVGEVMREMAGILAAPGWHRPREVWLAVLYHDAVYVPGATDNEARSAVLAREAIARWMPDAGIDAARVAGLIELTARHGQHQPEDFPDDADGDDTRRFLDCDMAILGAPAARFDAYDRAIAAEYRDRVPGWLYRMQRRRFLAALLRRPRIYLSAEFHARLDTAARANLRRALVTKR; from the coding sequence ATGCCGGAGCTTGCGCCGGCGCAGCGTGCGGCGCTGGAAGCGGCCTACGCGGATCCGCCGCGCGCCTACCATTCCTTCGCCCATGTCGGCGAGGTGATGCGCGAGATGGCCGGGATCCTGGCGGCGCCAGGCTGGCATCGGCCCCGCGAGGTGTGGCTGGCGGTGCTCTACCACGACGCGGTGTACGTGCCCGGCGCGACCGACAACGAGGCACGATCCGCGGTGCTGGCGCGCGAGGCGATCGCGCGCTGGATGCCCGACGCCGGCATCGATGCGGCGCGCGTCGCCGGGCTCATCGAGCTGACCGCGCGGCACGGCCAGCATCAGCCGGAGGACTTCCCCGACGATGCCGATGGCGACGACACCCGTCGCTTCCTCGATTGCGACATGGCGATCCTCGGCGCACCGGCGGCGCGCTTCGACGCCTACGACCGTGCGATCGCCGCCGAATACCGCGACCGCGTGCCGGGCTGGCTGTACCGAATGCAGCGGCGGCGCTTCCTCGCCGCGCTGCTGCGGCGCCCACGGATCTACCTCAGCGCCGAATTCCACGCGCGGCTGGATACCGCGGCGCGCGCCAACCTGCGGCGCGCGCTCGTTACCAAGCGCTGA
- a CDS encoding cysteine dioxygenase family protein, whose product MNETALPDIRFTGRDKLVRAIDAAVASGGEHAVTAALRTVLCNVICDPEVELPACVHEPVADHYARRELYRSPEHGYSVVAMTWGPGQATPLHDHCGLWCVEGVWHGVLEITQYELLERAGERFRFRAAGGMQAGPGSAGSLIPPHEYHTIANASSDRVAVSVHIYKGPMERCARFVPEEGEWHRRIDSPLAVDPAR is encoded by the coding sequence ATGAACGAGACCGCCCTGCCCGACATCCGCTTCACCGGCCGCGACAAGCTGGTGCGCGCCATCGACGCCGCGGTCGCCAGCGGCGGCGAGCATGCGGTGACCGCCGCGCTGCGCACCGTGCTGTGCAACGTGATCTGCGATCCGGAGGTCGAACTGCCGGCGTGCGTGCACGAACCCGTCGCCGACCACTACGCGCGCCGCGAGCTCTATCGCAGCCCGGAGCACGGCTACAGCGTCGTCGCGATGACCTGGGGGCCGGGCCAGGCGACCCCGCTGCACGATCACTGCGGCCTGTGGTGCGTGGAAGGCGTGTGGCACGGCGTGCTCGAGATCACCCAGTACGAACTGCTGGAACGCGCCGGCGAGCGCTTCCGCTTCCGTGCCGCCGGCGGCATGCAGGCGGGCCCGGGCAGCGCCGGCAGCCTGATCCCGCCGCACGAGTACCACACCATCGCCAACGCCAGCAGCGACCGCGTCGCCGTGTCGGTGCACATCTACAAGGGCCCGATGGAACGCTGCGCGCGCTTCGTGCCCGAGGAGGGCGAGTGGCACCGGCGCATCGACAGTCCACTCGCGGTGGATCCGGCCCGCTGA
- the tssM gene encoding type VI secretion system membrane subunit TssM translates to MFSRLRYYLTDYRVLAAIGIVSAAAIAWFGADGLRRIGLWLLALLIVSLLVSTVVWLVRRLRARRAAEGIDRMVADDADRAVAHARPAAKADTEALRTRMMEAVSAIKSSRIGVLKGKAALYELPWYVIIGNPAAGKSSAILNSGLKFPFGDSRGNVIQGIGGTRNCDWYFTTEGIVLDTAGRYSVSVEDRLEWLTFLDLLKKNRPRAPLNGILIAASIAEISGSKPEFAIELAKNLRQRVQEITERLEVFAPVYVVFTKADLIAGFTEFFRGLDPAERENVWGATLPFEPHAGTDALAAFDGHFDELADGLKEMSLSQMAMQRGGQVSPGLLTLPLEFAAIKPALRIFIATLFEDNPYQFKPVFRGFYFTSALQEGHSVHYASERVSREFALQPSRDAVAEPSTTGHTAHFLRDLFRKVIFADRGLVQQYSSPRRTRLRYAVFFGSVAALALALGGWAWSYTTHRQLVENASRDLEQAVRVQDGRVDLQSRLQALSLLQDRLEQLARHRQSRGIASALGMDQSDRIEQKLRDEYFHGMRQVMLAPTGARLETFLADVAAGGGLRESATPRDHAQPQEATLYQEASPEDANDAYNALKTYLMLGNRGRVEQAHLAHQLTRFWRGWLEANRGQMSREELARSAEKLLGFYVAQADDPAWPQLETRVALVADTREALRQVMKGQPAIERVFAQIKARAATRFPTVTVASLVGEDRNGGAIAGSYAISGAFSRRAWEDYVRSAFDEAAGSELSTTDWVLDTTEQSDLSLAGSPEHISRQLAALYKQEYAQEWQKFLQGVSVNRFEDFETAVARMNSLGDPRNSPLRALLEAINEQTVWDNPAALRAAQGPGRSGFVAWFQRVVLRRTPSSLAMEVHPETGKPVQAPMGPVGKTFEGFARLMGTGDGPALIDSYFQTLGKLRSRLNAIRTEGEPGPGARRLMQDTLGNDGSELNAALALVDEQMLNGLDETQRDALRPLLLRPLTETFAALVAPTEAEINRVWAAQVYQPFRTGIGRQFPFDVGADVDAAPGEVAAVFGSSGAVAGFNREALGTLVIQRGNLLEPRRWAGMGITLSPELVSGYGDWVSGNAAGAGGQDTTIFQIQPAPAIGAVEYTLEIDGQAMRYRNTPPTWTTFQWPNPGQVPGAQLSVVTSDGRTVRVVDAPGSNGFVRLMEAARVESRPDSSSVTWSADGISITVDMRITRRAGTGSGTGEWQRGLQLPSTVAGEPGDSATASADGAEASMEEGA, encoded by the coding sequence ATGTTCAGCAGACTCCGCTATTACCTCACCGACTACCGCGTGCTCGCCGCGATCGGCATCGTCTCCGCAGCGGCGATCGCCTGGTTCGGTGCCGATGGTCTGCGGCGGATCGGGCTGTGGCTGCTGGCACTGCTCATCGTTTCGCTACTGGTGTCGACGGTGGTCTGGCTGGTGCGGCGGCTGCGTGCGCGGCGCGCCGCAGAGGGCATCGACCGGATGGTCGCCGACGATGCCGACCGCGCGGTCGCGCATGCACGACCGGCGGCGAAAGCGGACACCGAGGCACTGCGCACACGGATGATGGAAGCGGTGTCGGCGATCAAGTCGTCGCGCATCGGCGTGCTCAAGGGCAAGGCCGCGCTGTACGAACTGCCGTGGTACGTGATCATCGGCAACCCGGCTGCCGGCAAGAGCTCGGCGATCCTCAATTCCGGGCTCAAGTTCCCGTTCGGGGACAGCCGCGGCAATGTCATCCAGGGCATCGGCGGCACCCGCAACTGCGACTGGTACTTCACCACCGAAGGCATCGTGCTCGACACCGCCGGCCGTTATTCGGTCAGCGTCGAGGACCGGCTGGAGTGGTTGACCTTCCTCGACCTGCTGAAGAAGAACCGTCCGCGCGCGCCGCTCAACGGCATCCTCATCGCCGCAAGCATCGCCGAGATCTCCGGCAGCAAGCCCGAGTTCGCCATCGAGCTGGCCAAGAACCTGCGCCAGCGCGTGCAGGAGATCACCGAGCGGCTGGAGGTGTTCGCCCCGGTCTACGTGGTGTTCACCAAGGCCGACCTGATCGCCGGCTTCACCGAATTCTTCCGTGGCCTGGACCCGGCCGAGCGCGAGAACGTCTGGGGCGCCACGTTGCCGTTCGAGCCGCATGCCGGGACCGATGCGCTCGCCGCGTTCGACGGCCACTTCGACGAACTCGCCGACGGGCTCAAGGAAATGAGCCTGAGCCAGATGGCGATGCAGCGCGGCGGCCAGGTATCGCCCGGGCTGCTGACGCTGCCGCTGGAATTCGCCGCGATCAAGCCGGCGCTGCGCATCTTCATCGCCACCCTGTTCGAGGACAACCCCTACCAGTTCAAGCCGGTGTTCCGCGGCTTCTATTTCACCAGCGCGCTGCAGGAAGGCCATTCGGTGCACTACGCATCCGAGCGGGTGTCACGCGAGTTCGCGCTGCAGCCGTCGCGTGATGCAGTGGCGGAGCCCTCGACCACCGGCCACACCGCACATTTCCTCAGGGACCTGTTCCGCAAGGTGATCTTTGCCGACCGCGGCCTGGTGCAGCAGTACTCGAGCCCGCGCCGCACCCGCCTGCGCTATGCGGTGTTCTTCGGTTCGGTGGCGGCGCTGGCGCTGGCCCTGGGCGGCTGGGCGTGGTCGTACACGACGCACCGCCAGCTGGTCGAGAACGCGTCGCGCGACCTCGAACAGGCCGTGCGCGTGCAGGACGGTCGGGTCGACCTGCAATCGCGGCTGCAGGCGCTGTCGCTGCTGCAGGACCGTCTCGAACAGCTGGCGCGTCACCGGCAGTCGCGCGGCATCGCCTCGGCGCTCGGCATGGACCAGAGTGATCGCATCGAACAGAAGCTCCGCGACGAATACTTCCACGGCATGCGCCAGGTGATGCTTGCGCCCACCGGCGCACGGCTGGAAACCTTCCTGGCCGATGTCGCCGCCGGTGGTGGCCTGCGCGAATCGGCCACCCCCCGCGACCACGCGCAGCCGCAGGAGGCGACGTTGTACCAGGAGGCGTCGCCCGAGGACGCCAACGACGCCTACAACGCGCTCAAGACCTACCTGATGCTCGGCAATCGCGGGCGTGTGGAGCAGGCCCATCTCGCGCATCAGCTGACCCGCTTCTGGCGTGGCTGGCTGGAGGCCAACCGCGGGCAGATGTCGCGCGAGGAGCTGGCACGCAGCGCGGAGAAACTGCTCGGCTTCTACGTCGCGCAGGCGGACGATCCTGCCTGGCCACAGCTCGAGACCAGGGTCGCGCTGGTCGCCGATACCCGCGAGGCGTTGCGCCAGGTGATGAAGGGCCAGCCGGCCATCGAGCGGGTGTTTGCGCAGATCAAGGCGCGCGCGGCCACGCGCTTCCCGACGGTCACTGTCGCCTCGCTGGTCGGCGAGGACCGCAACGGCGGTGCGATCGCGGGCAGCTATGCGATCTCCGGTGCGTTCTCCCGCAGGGCCTGGGAGGACTACGTGCGCTCCGCGTTCGACGAGGCGGCCGGCAGCGAACTCAGCACCACGGACTGGGTGCTCGACACCACCGAGCAGAGCGACCTGTCGCTGGCGGGCAGTCCGGAGCACATCTCGCGCCAGCTGGCCGCGCTGTACAAGCAGGAATACGCGCAGGAATGGCAGAAGTTCCTGCAGGGCGTGAGCGTCAACCGCTTCGAGGACTTCGAGACCGCGGTCGCACGCATGAACAGCCTCGGCGATCCGCGCAATTCACCGCTGCGTGCGTTGCTCGAGGCGATCAACGAGCAGACCGTCTGGGACAACCCGGCCGCGCTGCGAGCCGCGCAGGGTCCCGGGCGCAGCGGCTTTGTTGCATGGTTCCAGCGCGTGGTGCTGCGGCGCACGCCGTCCTCGCTGGCGATGGAGGTCCATCCGGAAACAGGCAAGCCGGTGCAGGCGCCGATGGGTCCTGTCGGCAAGACCTTCGAGGGTTTCGCGCGGCTGATGGGCACCGGCGACGGCCCGGCGCTGATCGACAGCTATTTCCAGACCCTCGGCAAGCTGCGCAGCCGGCTCAACGCAATCCGCACCGAGGGCGAGCCGGGCCCCGGCGCACGCCGGTTGATGCAGGACACGCTGGGCAACGACGGCTCGGAGCTCAACGCCGCGCTGGCGCTGGTCGACGAGCAGATGCTCAACGGGCTCGACGAGACCCAGCGCGATGCGTTGCGGCCACTGTTGCTGCGCCCGCTCACCGAAACCTTCGCCGCGCTGGTGGCGCCCACCGAGGCCGAGATCAACCGGGTCTGGGCGGCGCAGGTGTACCAGCCGTTCCGCACCGGCATCGGTCGCCAGTTTCCGTTCGACGTGGGCGCCGATGTCGACGCTGCGCCGGGCGAAGTCGCCGCGGTCTTCGGCAGCAGCGGCGCGGTGGCCGGTTTCAACAGGGAGGCGCTGGGCACGCTGGTGATCCAGCGTGGCAACCTGCTCGAGCCGCGGCGCTGGGCCGGCATGGGAATCACCCTGTCGCCGGAACTGGTCAGTGGCTATGGCGACTGGGTCAGCGGCAACGCCGCCGGCGCGGGCGGCCAGGACACCACGATCTTCCAGATCCAGCCGGCGCCTGCGATCGGCGCGGTCGAGTACACGCTGGAGATCGACGGGCAGGCCATGCGCTACCGCAACACGCCGCCGACCTGGACCACGTTCCAGTGGCCCAATCCGGGGCAGGTGCCGGGCGCGCAGCTCTCGGTCGTCACCAGCGACGGACGCACCGTGCGCGTGGTCGATGCGCCGGGCAGCAACGGCTTCGTGCGCCTGATGGAAGCCGCCCGCGTCGAGAGCCGGCCGGACAGCAGTTCGGTGACATGGAGCGCGGACGGGATCTCGATCACCGTGGACATGCGCATCACGCGCCGGGCCGGCACCGGTAGCGGCACTGGCGAATGGCAGCGCGGCCTGCAGTTGCCGTCGACGGTGGCCGGAGAGCCGGGCGACTCCGCGACCGCATCCGCCGATGGCGCGGAAGCATCCATGGAGGAAGGCGCATGA
- a CDS encoding DUF998 domain-containing protein, with product MSPSPDLRYARSRISLLLAAAGMALFVGIAIGIHPLRPDLHWLDAQMSRYLLQPYGGWLQLAYCALAIAIVTIAFAVQAALAPSARSGGPTLLFVAGAASLVVTAFAPMDADGADPTFVGWVHGLSAQAAFLCVTVAMLVQSAWLRHDVRWRTRMPLALAIAMAAFAGLWTLVLVDDLPRGAAQKAVIAVIVLWLLVIWSGLLADRRGHRRLPGGTP from the coding sequence ATGTCCCCATCGCCAGACCTCCGTTACGCGCGTTCACGCATATCCCTGCTGCTGGCGGCGGCGGGGATGGCGCTGTTCGTCGGCATCGCCATCGGCATCCATCCGCTGCGCCCCGACCTCCACTGGCTGGACGCACAGATGAGCCGCTACCTGCTGCAGCCATATGGCGGCTGGCTGCAGCTGGCGTACTGCGCACTGGCGATCGCGATCGTCACGATCGCGTTTGCGGTGCAGGCTGCGCTGGCGCCTTCCGCGCGCAGCGGCGGGCCGACGCTGCTGTTCGTCGCAGGCGCGGCGTCGCTGGTGGTGACCGCATTCGCGCCGATGGATGCCGATGGCGCCGATCCGACATTCGTCGGCTGGGTCCACGGCCTGTCGGCGCAGGCGGCGTTCCTCTGCGTCACCGTGGCGATGCTGGTGCAGTCCGCGTGGCTGCGCCACGACGTGCGCTGGCGCACGCGGATGCCGCTGGCGTTGGCCATCGCGATGGCCGCTTTCGCCGGCCTGTGGACGCTGGTGCTGGTCGACGACCTGCCGCGCGGGGCAGCGCAGAAGGCGGTGATCGCGGTCATCGTGCTCTGGCTCCTCGTCATCTGGTCGGGCCTGCTCGCCGACCGGCGGGGGCACAGGCGGCTGCCCGGAGGAACGCCATGA
- a CDS encoding PAAR domain-containing protein, with the protein MSRPIIVIGDRIDHGGSVVSGTQASGITGTPIARIGDRVVCQRHGPTTIASGDPTLIVDGQPVARHGDRTACGGTLLSSQSTAFVD; encoded by the coding sequence ATGTCGCGTCCAATCATCGTCATCGGCGACAGGATCGACCACGGGGGAAGCGTGGTCTCCGGAACCCAGGCCTCGGGTATCACCGGCACGCCGATCGCGCGCATCGGTGATCGCGTCGTGTGCCAGCGCCACGGCCCCACCACCATCGCATCGGGTGACCCCACGCTGATCGTGGACGGCCAGCCCGTCGCCCGGCACGGCGACAGGACGGCGTGCGGGGGCACGCTGCTGTCGTCGCAATCCACCGCGTTCGTGGACTGA